A segment of the Lentisphaera araneosa HTCC2155 genome:
ACATTTTTCATGCTCATTCTCGAGCAGGAAATCAATGCGCGATTTACCGACTTTAAATTCGGGGCGAACTTTTGCGTAGTGCGCAAATTCGGGGATGAGTTTTTGTGTTAAAGATTCTTTCACGACTTGGTTGGCGCGATTGGTGTTAATGCAAACCCAATGAGTTCCCGTATGAATGTGTTCCCAGGTGTACTTGAGTTTTCTTTTGGGATCATCGACAAAGCGAATGAGCACGGGAGCCCCAGGGATATTGCAGGTAGTCATGCGCCCTGAATTAGGGCAGTGAGCACGGACGACTTCGCCGTCTTCGAGTTCAATTTCAGAGAGGAAACGATTCCATCTGCGAACGAGCTTGCCCGCAATTAAGGGCGACTCAAACTTCATCTTTGTGAATGAAAAACAATGAACTGACGCTGGCCAGCGTCATTTGGCAAAGTAAAAATAGGGCTCAGCTCAATATCAAACTTATATTTTTTGGCTTCGCGTAAAGTGAGTTTTTCTTCTTTTTTGATTGCTTCAGGAGTTTTATAGAGCAGGATACGTCCCTTTGGCTTGAGGAACTGACGGCATTCTTTAATGAGCTTGTCAGCCGTGGCAACCGCTCGAGCGGTCACAATATCATATTGTGCTTTATGCTCTTCTTTAATAGCGAGTTCGCGTCCTCGAGCATGGATCGTTTTTAAATTGCTTAAACCAAGCTCTGAAGCAGCTTGAGCAACGCATTTAACTTTAGTTCCTTCCGAGTCCAAACCTGTGATATCCAATTGGGGATTGTAAGCGGACAGGGGAATACAAGGAAAACCACCACCGCAACCGAGGTCGAGGATTTTGAGGCTTTCAGTTGCGAGCTCAGGGTAATAGGCCACCGAACAAATGCTATCAATGAGGTGGCGGATCTTGAAATCTTCTGGAGAAGTGATGCGCGTTAAATTGTGCGTCTCATTAATTTTTGTGACGACTTGATAGATTTCTTCAGCTTTTTGCGAGAAGCCCTCAGGTAGTTGGATTTTTAACTCGTCTAAAGGAGAATCGCTTTCCTGTAAATTGATCATGCGCTAAGAGGGATGCAAACGATAATAATTGCGGTAAGCGCAAAAGCAGCAGGTAAAAGTTTGCGCCACTTTTCTTGATCACGACATTTTTCCAAGGCTTTGCGGAACATCCAAGGGTGACCCACTAAAAACATGCCAAGGATAATCGCCACATAACCAGCAAGTGATGCGAGTTGGCGAGCACTAGGGTCAGCAGCAAAAAGTTGATTAAGGTATTGTGTGCTCAGTAAACAGAGTGCAAAGCCGAGACCACGTGTAAAGAGGTAGTCCACGAATAAGCAAGAACCAATCGCTAATGCAGGAACGAGAAAGGGTAAAATGCGGGAAATTGAAGTAAAATCTTCTTTTAAAAGAGTGTAGCCTTGGAGTCCAGCCCATGCAAAGGAAGCAAGAGTGAGCACGCTGCCAATAATACGTTCGCGGGGCATTGCTTTGGACTTTTCGTTTTTAGCACAAAAAAGTACCGCGCCGGGCATAATTAAACAGAGAGCCATTAGTAGTGCAGTGATTTGCAGAGTCATTGAGTTTTCCTAGGTAATTTAGTAGCCACAATTTGCCCACATCAGTCTAAAAGACAAGTGAAAAATAAGAGATTCAGGATACATTGACGCTTTTATAGAACAATTGCGATAATAAATGAGGAAGCAAATGACCACAGTAGCAGTGATTCCAGCACGATATGGAAGTACTCGTTTTCCAGGAAAGCCCTTAGCCTTAATTGCGGGGAAGCCAATGATTCAATGGACATACGAAAAAGCAGCCGCATCTAAAGTGGATAGAGTGATTGTCGCTACAGATGACGAAAAAATATTTGCTTGCGTCAAAAATTTTGGTGGAGAAGTTGTGATGACGCGTAGTGATCACCCAACGGGAACTGATCGCATTGCCGAAGCCGTTAAAGAAATTGATTGTGATTTAATTATCAACCTCCAGGGCGATGAGCCCTTGCTTCCTACTGAAGTTATTGACGAATTAGTCGATCGCATGAAAAACTCACCTCAAGTCAATATGGGCACAGTGGCGGTAAGAAAATCTTTTGATTCTGAAGAATACACCAATCCCAATAACGTAAAAGTGGTTTTGGATAAGCAACAACAAGCCCTTTATTTCTCGCGTTGCTCGATGCCTTTCAGTCGCAATCAGCCTGAAGAGGGCGATAGTATTTACCTCCACTGGGGTATTTATGCTTATCGTCGTCAATTGCTTTTTGACTTTATTACTTGGCCTCAGGGAAGCCTAGAAAAAATTGAATCACTTGAACAGTTGCGTGTTTTGGAACATGGTGAAAAAATACTCGTTGCCATAAGTGATCGCGAAAGCGTGGGAGTTGATACTCCGGAAGATGTGGCTAAAGTG
Coding sequences within it:
- the sfsA gene encoding DNA/RNA nuclease SfsA; the encoded protein is MKFESPLIAGKLVRRWNRFLSEIELEDGEVVRAHCPNSGRMTTCNIPGAPVLIRFVDDPKRKLKYTWEHIHTGTHWVCINTNRANQVVKESLTQKLIPEFAHYAKVRPEFKVGKSRIDFLLENEHEKCFIEVKSVSYIEGQKCCFPDAVTSRGLKHLHELIELKQEGHRAAMLFLTMSDQPKSFSPADHVDPEYCKALRDAKNAGVEILVYTCKSSEEEMILGEPIKVTL
- the rsmG gene encoding 16S rRNA (guanine(527)-N(7))-methyltransferase RsmG — its product is MINLQESDSPLDELKIQLPEGFSQKAEEIYQVVTKINETHNLTRITSPEDFKIRHLIDSICSVAYYPELATESLKILDLGCGGGFPCIPLSAYNPQLDITGLDSEGTKVKCVAQAASELGLSNLKTIHARGRELAIKEEHKAQYDIVTARAVATADKLIKECRQFLKPKGRILLYKTPEAIKKEEKLTLREAKKYKFDIELSPIFTLPNDAGQRQFIVFHSQR
- the kdsB gene encoding 3-deoxy-manno-octulosonate cytidylyltransferase, giving the protein MTTVAVIPARYGSTRFPGKPLALIAGKPMIQWTYEKAAASKVDRVIVATDDEKIFACVKNFGGEVVMTRSDHPTGTDRIAEAVKEIDCDLIINLQGDEPLLPTEVIDELVDRMKNSPQVNMGTVAVRKSFDSEEYTNPNNVKVVLDKQQQALYFSRCSMPFSRNQPEEGDSIYLHWGIYAYRRQLLFDFITWPQGSLEKIESLEQLRVLEHGEKILVAISDRESVGVDTPEDVAKVEQLLKDQSQ